The following nucleotide sequence is from uncultured Roseateles sp..
CGCTAGCGCCACGCGGGAGGTATCAATGGTGATCCACCGCCGAGCCCATTGTTCCGCGACAAATGCGGTTGTGCCTGAGCCACACGTAGGATCAAGAACCAAGTCACCCGGGTCCGTAGTCATCAATATGCAGCGTTGAATGACCTTGGTGTTGGTTTGGACAACGTAGATTTTGGGATCGGTAAAGCTCCCCGTGCCTGTATCACTCCAAACGTTCCGAAGGGGCACGACCGGGTAATCGTCAATTCGCCTGACATATGCAAGAGATGATCCTGACACGATGACGCGGGTTGCCATTTTCAGGCGAGCCATACCAGCGGGCGGGGTGGCCCATTGGCGCTTGCCAACGTCGAAGGATTTACCCTCGAAGTCGACGGCATAACGCGTTGTAGACGCTTGAGTTTGCGATGTAAGTTGATCGATTCGGAAAATTTTGGGCTCTAGCCCAGAGGCAAAGGCTGCCGGCTCAGCGTTCCGATGCAACTGACCATCGTTCGTTGCGACATGTCGATAGAGTTGGTCCGATGAAGTCGAGTCTGATTTGTTGAGAAAAAGCCCTCGGTACTTGCAGGCGCTGCGCTTCTTCGCGTACCAGAGGACGTAATCGGCGACCGTATCGATGAACTGACTTGACGAGCTCGTCGTGGTTGCATTTGTTATTCCAGCAACAAAATTCTCATCCCCAAAAATTTCATCCATTACTGCACGAACACGGTGGACATTTTCATCGCCGATCTGCACAAATACGGACCCGGACTCGGCAAGCAAGTCCCTGGCGACAGTAAGTCTGTCTCGCAAATAGGTCAGATACGAATGAATTCCGTCCTTCCAGGTGTCTCGGAATGCCTTTACCTGCTCGGGTTCCCGCGTGATGTGCTCAGCGCTCCCATCCTTTACGTCGCGGCTGGTCGTACTCCATTGGAAGTTGCTGTTGAACTTGATGCCGTACGGAGGGTCGAAGTAGATGCACTGCACCTTGCCGCGCAGCCCTTCGCGCTCAGCTAGAGAGGCCATCACCGCCAAGCTGTCGCCCAGAACCATGCGATTCGCCCAATGCGCGTCGTGAGCGTAGAACTCGGTCTTGGCGTCTTCATTCGGCAATCCGTTGAAGTCGGCGAACATGTCGACCTGGGGCGCTTCTGGGCTCTGCGCACGCTCAGTCTGCCGCTTGAGGTCGTCGATCAGCACCTTGGGATGAACCTTCTCCTGGATGTACAGCGGCGGTGCGTGCACCACCAGGTCTGACCAGTCCTGTTCGTCCTTTCCGCGCCAGACCAATTGCGGGTCCAGGTCGCGATTGCGACCCTCGCGCTCACGCGGGTACGCGACGCGCACCGGGCTCTGCTGCTCCTTCTTCATGACCGACTGGTACTCGGCCGTGGGGATGTTTTTGCGCTTGGCGTCGTCGTGCTTCAGCGTCTCAACGGTGAGCTTAGGCTTCTGCGGCTTCTCCATTACACAGCCCCCTCGCTCGGCTCGTCGGCATCCTCTGCGTCGTCCTCAATTTCGTTTGAGCCAGCGTCCTCAACGACCGGCTTTTGCATCGCCTCTGCGACTAAGCCCGCCAACGCCTTGCTGCGCGCTTCAAAGAACGCTGGGAAATTGTCCGATCGAAGATGCTCGGGTTCAATGAGATGCGTACGCAGCATCTCATCCAATGCACCTGACGAAATGCCCTGGGCAACTTCGATTCTTTTGAGGTACACCGACGGAGCATCACCTCCAACAGAAATGTTTGAGAGCTTTGAAAGAGGCGTCTTGTTGATGATCGAGTCAAATACGCCCTTCTCGATTCCGTTCTTCTTGCACCAAGCCTGCGGAAAGACGTGGTGAATATCGATGTCATCCTTGAAGAAGGTCATCAGATCGGTAGCACGACCGGTGATGAAATCGCGGCAGCCATGCTGCATCAGCAGTGCATGCAGGCCCTTGTAGGCCGCAGACTGCCGAGTGCGAAGCGAACGCAGCCGAACACTCTGGAATACAGCTTCATCCAATGAGCGAGGCCGGCTCGCCTTCTTGCCAATCCAGTCCACCAGTTCAGGCACATCACGAGCGAGACGGGACTCGGTGCTGGACCCAAACAGTTCACCAAGCGTGACCGACCAGAACCATTGCGCGAGTTGCTGCTTTGCCTGAGCTGTTTGTGCGTCCTTTCCGAGAATTGCAAAAACAGCCGCCAAACCAACGACCAGCGGCGGATATGGAACATCTTTGTGCCAGATGATCTTGAGCTCGTTCAGGAACCCGCCAGCTTCAATAAAACCCGCTTCCACTGCGTCAGCATGTGCCTTGAAGCCATTCAACGGCAAGCCGAGCAAGGCGTCACGCTTGCAGGAAATCTGAGGCAGTTCGTTGTCCTTTGCCCCTTGAGCTACGGCTCCTAGTCTGGCCTCGCGCGTATGCAACAACGTGCATGCTTGCAAGAAGTCAGTGTTTGCGATTTTGGAGAGGACGTCCCGGGGATTTGGCGCGCCTACCAGCCGGGCATGTCGGCCAGCTTTGGCAGGCTTTCTCGACCCATTCCAGTCTTCGCGAAGGTCGAACTTGTCTGCGGCGTATATGGCAGTTACTAGCTCGAACGCATCCAACTTCTTGCCGCCAACATTGACCTTTTCGAAGACCAAGCAGATTGCTTCGCGCGTGTTGCTACGGTCAAGCCTGATGATGGGCATCTTGTACCGTTCAATCGCGTCAATCACGGTATGCACGAATTGGCGGTCTAGATCATGTACATCTCGGCCCTTGCCCTTCCAGTAGTCTCGCCAGCCGTAAAACCAGTCACGGCTATCAAAAACCTGATTGAGAGGGAACAGGTCGTACTCGAACTCCAGGTCGCGAGTCGACACATCCAGGTCCACTGCCTTGCCGAAATTCGAGCGAACGATCCTGTCTGCAGGAACTCCGATGATGGCCTCATCCAAGCTGGCGGAATCGGCGGCAGACTCCTTGATGTCGATGTAGTAAAAGCGCTCAACCAACTTGTTGCGTGGAGTCTTGGTGCGCACTGGCGCCTTGGCGAAAGCTGCCTGGAACAACGAAGTCATACGTTGCTGACCATCAAGCAGAAGTTCGGTGGGGCGAACATTCTTGTGCTCGACGCCTTCCAGCAGGCGTGGCTTGAACTCGACCTCTCCGCCAGTTTCGAGCGTTAGTAACGCACCCACCGGAAATCCTTTGGCAATGGACGCGATCAGACTTCGTACATCCTCATCACCCCAGACGTAGTCCCGTTGAAAATCAGGCAATTGGAGCTTGCCTTCGTCGATTTTTCGAAGGATGTCTTTTAGGTCTTCTTTTGTGGTGTCAAACATTCGAATGCATTCCATTTGAGGCGCCAGCTGCAACGCCTTCGATCATCTTGTTGAACTCGGCTTCGACCTTCTTAGCGAAGTCGTGCTGCATTTGGTACACGTCGACAAATTCGACGAAGGCCCAGCGCCCATAGGCCCCCAGGTTGTTGACGCCAGGCACCCAGTAGGTGTCCATGGTCAGCTTCTTGTCTTTGGCGTCCTCGCCTCGATAGCCCTTGATCTCGACGATCAGATTCAGGAGGTCGTCGGGGCCATGGCCGTCGTCGATCTGCACCATGAAGTCCGGGCGGTACTTGCGCGTTTCAGACCCGTAGCGATAAGGCACTTCAAGGCCAAGGTTGTGGTTCTTGACGTAGGCCACCACGCGCGGATGCCGCTCGGCAACACGGCAGAACTCTGCTTCCCAGTCACTGTCCAGGATGACCCAGTTGACATGGCACTTGGGCGGGGGGCCATTGGTCTCCCAACGTTCGGTCTTCGAGGTATTGAAGTTGACGAAGCGGGTGGTGCCGGTCGCGTTGTATGGGTCCAGCACCGCCTTGATGGGGCGCATGTTGGCTTGCTCGGCCTTGGTGATGGCAGCGGTGATGCGGTTGCATGCCTCGTCCGCCAGCTCCTGATACATCAACTGCGCGGCGTAGGTGTCCCCCTTGCAGGTCAGGCAGGTGTCTAGCCATTCCTTGGTGATGCGCTTGAGCTGGCCGAACAGATGCAGCTTGGGTTCATCACCAGGGTCGCGCCAATGGTTCATCAGCAGGCGCTTGGTGAGGTGCATCAGCAAGGTGGAGTGCCGCATGTCAGCCAGGTGTTCAAGGCTGAGGTCGACGGTCTCGCCGATGATGCCGGCGTTCTGCGTGATAGACGGGCCGACCAAGTCGGGCGTTAGCACCATGTGGGAGTCAGCGGTGAACTCGGCCGTCAACCGCTCTTCGGGCAATTCGACCCGGTAGCCCTGCACCCGAGGGAACTGAATCTCCAAGGCTGCGCGATCTTGCAATGCGCGCACTTGAACCGTCTCGCGCGGAGGCTGCGGCTTCGAGATGACGGGCTTGGCCGTGAAGTCAAACGGGATGCCCAGCACGTCGGCGTACTCGACGTTAAACAGACCGTCCTCGTTCAAGTCGTAGGACTGGCGGCGCAAGGCGCGGCCGATCACCTGCTCGCAAAGCAACTGCGTGCCGAAAGCGCGAACGCCCAGCACGTGGGTCACAGTGTTGGCGTCCCAGCCCTCGGTCAGCATCGACACGGAGACGACACAGCGAATCGAGTCACCGAGGCGGCCGGACTTGCCAACGGTGTTCATGACCTCGCGAAGCAGGCGGGCGTCGTCAAAGTCCTTGCCGGACCGAAGCTCGTCAGCCAGTGCGCCGCCGCGCTCGAAGACCTCTTGTTTGAACTGCTCAATCTCCGCGCCAGCCGCAGCACGAAAGCTGTCATCGAGGGCATCACCGGACTCCAGCTGCTCGCTGTCGATCAACAGCGTGCGTGGGCGTCCAAAAGGGTTGCCGTACTCGTCAGTGTTGCGGAATAGCTCCAAGCGGCCGGGCACTGGCGTCAGGGTCCCGTTTTCGTTCTCGCGATTGAAGCCAGAGATGAAGTCATAGACCAGCTTGGACGTGGAGGTGTTGTTGCACACGACGATGAAGCAAGGCGGTACCTTAATGCCTGCCGCCTGCCACAGGTCGAAGGTCTTCTGGTAGTGGCCGTACAAGGCTTCAAGGGCCGTTTGCAGCTCGACCGGCAGGCTCAAGGGGTCGAGCGACTTCGCGGCCCCTCGGCCCTTCTTGGGCATGCGCGTGCGGATGTGTTCCCACAGGTTGCGGAACTTCGGCATCTCGCCGCCGGGGATGTTGTCGGCCACCGGCACGCGTGGCAGCTTGACGATGCCGCACTCGATAGCGTCCATCAGCGAAAAGTCGCTCATGGTCCAAGGGAACAGGGTGCCCTCTACATAGCCAGACCCGGCCAGGAAGAAGGGCGTGGCGGACAGGTCGAGCACCTTGGCAACGCCGAGCTTGCGGTTGACCGCCTCCAGGCCGGTGATCCACATGCGTGCTGCTTCGTTGTTCTCTTCGGCTTCCTTCCTCTCATCACCTTTGAGGGCGTCGGCCTCGGCGTCGGGCTTTTCGCGATAGCAGTGGTGGGCTTCGTCATTAATCACCAGCACGTTGGTCATGCCCATCAGGTCAGGCATGACGCGCTGGAGCATCTGGCCCTCGGTTTCCAGGGTATTCAGTTCCTCACCGCCGCGGCCTTGCAGCAGTAGGCGACCGCCTTTGGACAACTCGATACGCTCTCGAAGCTTGAACGCGTGATAGTTGGTGATGACGATCTTCGCGCGATTCAGATCGTCCAGCATGTCGCTGGGGACCAGCTCGCGGCTGGCGTAATAGCTGTCTGGGTCGTTGGGATGCAGGACGCGAAGGCGATCCTTGATGGTCAGACCGGGGGCGACCAGAAGGAAGCCGCGGGTGAACTTCTTGCTACCGGGCCGACGCACAGCATTGACGGTCTGCCAAGCGATGATCATCGCCATCACCGTTGTCTTGCCCGCGCCGGTGGCCAGCTTGAGCGCCAGGCGCATCAGCTCCGGGTTGGCATCGTTGTTGGCGTTGGTCAAATGGTCAAGAAAGGTCTGACCAATCTTGCCGATCTGTGGCGCCACTTCGGTGAGCCAGATAACGGTTTCTGCTGCCTCAACCTGGCAGAAGAAGGGGCGGATGCTGCTGAACGGGTGATGTCGCCAGTGCTGCAGCAGTCGTGCCGTCTCCGGCGTGACGCGCCAGTCGGCGGGATTCTTCAGGGCGCGCCACTTGTCGACCTCCTGGCGCACCGAGTTGATCACGGCAGTGTGGTCGTATGCTTGCTGTTGGGTAGAAAGGTCGTCGTCGAACAGCAGGTTGTCCTGCTTGCCGCCCTTTTGCTTCTTGGCCTTTGGGATGGGCGTGATGAACTCGGCGGTACGCCGAGCTTCGACAATCTGCTGCGTCGGCTGTCCTGTGGCGTCCAGTTCCCAGTGACGGCCGGGATACTCGTACGGAGAATTGAGAATCGGCTTCTCAAAGAACTGATTTGTCATTCAAGGCCCGCTATTGTTTTCGCCCCCTCGGCGAAATGCTGTGGCACTCGCGCGGCAGATTCCTGAATCTGCAGATCGGATTATCCTGTCTTCCTTCAGGTCGGGATATCCACTTTTTCCCGGGAAATGCCCTGGAGCGCACGAAGATTCCGTGAGGCTATTTCACAGTGGCCTCGTCCTCTTACTCCGGCTGACCAATCCTATATGCTTTGACGGGGTCCCAGGTAACCAGTGGAGTTTGGAGTACGACTGGCATCGCGGACTGTCTCGATATCGTCAGGTCGCGTGCCGGACCGCTCGCTAGTCGAGTGTCGAAGTAGCGACGATGGCGGCGAATTGCTCCAGGACCTCTGGCTGCCTCAGCTTGAGGTACTTGGACACTTTGGGGTTCTCAAGCAGCTTGGCCAAATAGCCCCTGGCCAGAACGAGATTGAGAACATCTTGGCCGTACGTCTGTTCAACCAGTCGGTACTGCCCCTGCAGATTCGCCATCTCGCGCTCCATACGAGCCATTTGTTCTGGTGTCACGCCGTGGACTTTTCGGGGGCGCTTGTCTTCGACGAGGGCAGAGGGTGGTGTGGCAACCAGCAGCGCCTCGGCATAGGCGACCGTGAGGTTGTTGGCCGACACCATCAGCTCCACGCACTCAACCTGCCGGGTCGGCTTCATCTTTCTGATCACCCGCCCCAGTTCGGCGGAAAACTGCCGGTCCTTGATCAGTTCGATCGCCTCCGGGCAGATGCCATCAAGCAGGTTCATCTTCTTCTCGATGTGACTAACATCGACACTCAGCGTGTTCGCCAGGCGTTCGGGCGGAACTCCGCGATCGATCGCCCGACGGATCATGAAGTGTTCTTGAATGGTCGACAGCCGGTTGAGCCGGTTGTTATAGGTATAGCTCTCGTCGTCGGTCGCTACAAGACAAGGCGCCGTTTCATACCCGAGGTCGCGCAGAACGACCAACCGCACGTGCCCGTCCAACAAGAGGTGTTTGCCGGTGCCCGCATCCAAGGCCGCAATCGACAGCGGTTCGATGAGGCCAATCTCCTCGATCGATGACTTGATCTGTTTGAACTTGCGGGACGTGGCCAAGCCGACAGGAACCTTGCGAGATGGCAGCAGTAGATCTATCGGCACCGACATCGGTTCAGGCACAAAGCCCAGCGCAATGCCGGTCATGATCGGCGCCCGTCAGACCACACACGTTCAGAGAGGTACTTCGGCAACGTGTCGAGCCCCTCGGCTCGCAGCAGGTTCACGAAGTTCTCGTCCTGGAACAACTGCTGCAGCGCGCTGACCGTGAACAGCAGGCGCTGCTGAGCAAACGTCGCCTTGCGAACCATGGACTTCTGTCGCTCCACCTCCTTCTGATAGGTCCGGACCAGATTCGATGTCGTGACGCCGGTGATCTTGCGCGGCACCCCTTTCGCGATGGATCGACCCAGGCTGGCGCGACGTTCGAGCACGCGGCGTGCATCGATCAGCCGCCGACCCCGCAGAGTACCGGCCTCGTAGGCATCCTGAAGCGCCGCTTGGACGGCGGCATCGTCGTCGCCGGCGCCCACGATGGCCAAGGCGGCGTTCAAAGGGACCGCACCCTTTTCG
It contains:
- a CDS encoding site-specific DNA-methyltransferase — its product is MEKPQKPKLTVETLKHDDAKRKNIPTAEYQSVMKKEQQSPVRVAYPREREGRNRDLDPQLVWRGKDEQDWSDLVVHAPPLYIQEKVHPKVLIDDLKRQTERAQSPEAPQVDMFADFNGLPNEDAKTEFYAHDAHWANRMVLGDSLAVMASLAEREGLRGKVQCIYFDPPYGIKFNSNFQWSTTSRDVKDGSAEHITREPEQVKAFRDTWKDGIHSYLTYLRDRLTVARDLLAESGSVFVQIGDENVHRVRAVMDEIFGDENFVAGITNATTTSSSSQFIDTVADYVLWYAKKRSACKYRGLFLNKSDSTSSDQLYRHVATNDGQLHRNAEPAAFASGLEPKIFRIDQLTSQTQASTTRYAVDFEGKSFDVGKRQWATPPAGMARLKMATRVIVSGSSLAYVRRIDDYPVVPLRNVWSDTGTGSFTDPKIYVVQTNTKVIQRCILMTTDPGDLVLDPTCGSGTTAFVAEQWARRWITIDTSRVALALARARIMAARYPFYLLADSRDGQLKEAEVTRSAPASSATRNNVRQGFVYERVPHITLKAIANNSEVDVIWAKFQHTLEPLREALNLEAGKTWREWEIPRKSESTWTQSAKKLHGEWWAQRTARQREIDASIAAKADTEYLYDRPYEDKKKVRVAGPFTVESLSPHRVLGVDENDELIDPNDPKVAEQQAEYNAARSFVQIILENLKIAGVQQAHKEDKIIFTSLVPWPGDLVCGEGLYEDSAGEKRAAIFIGPEFGTVSRPDLVSAAREAGDAGFDVLIACAFNYDAHSSEFEKLGRIPVLKARMNADLHMAEDLKNTGKGNLFVIFGEPDIDILEAAEGQVRVKVNGVDVFHPNTGEVRSNGADGIACWFIDTDYNEESFFVRHAYFLGANDPYKALKTTLKAEINEEAWATLNSDTSRPFDKPKSGRIAVKVINHLGDEVMKVFKVA
- a CDS encoding DUF262 domain-containing protein; its protein translation is MFDTTKEDLKDILRKIDEGKLQLPDFQRDYVWGDEDVRSLIASIAKGFPVGALLTLETGGEVEFKPRLLEGVEHKNVRPTELLLDGQQRMTSLFQAAFAKAPVRTKTPRNKLVERFYYIDIKESAADSASLDEAIIGVPADRIVRSNFGKAVDLDVSTRDLEFEYDLFPLNQVFDSRDWFYGWRDYWKGKGRDVHDLDRQFVHTVIDAIERYKMPIIRLDRSNTREAICLVFEKVNVGGKKLDAFELVTAIYAADKFDLREDWNGSRKPAKAGRHARLVGAPNPRDVLSKIANTDFLQACTLLHTREARLGAVAQGAKDNELPQISCKRDALLGLPLNGFKAHADAVEAGFIEAGGFLNELKIIWHKDVPYPPLVVGLAAVFAILGKDAQTAQAKQQLAQWFWSVTLGELFGSSTESRLARDVPELVDWIGKKASRPRSLDEAVFQSVRLRSLRTRQSAAYKGLHALLMQHGCRDFITGRATDLMTFFKDDIDIHHVFPQAWCKKNGIEKGVFDSIINKTPLSKLSNISVGGDAPSVYLKRIEVAQGISSGALDEMLRTHLIEPEHLRSDNFPAFFEARSKALAGLVAEAMQKPVVEDAGSNEIEDDAEDADEPSEGAV
- a CDS encoding DEAD/DEAH box helicase family protein, yielding MTNQFFEKPILNSPYEYPGRHWELDATGQPTQQIVEARRTAEFITPIPKAKKQKGGKQDNLLFDDDLSTQQQAYDHTAVINSVRQEVDKWRALKNPADWRVTPETARLLQHWRHHPFSSIRPFFCQVEAAETVIWLTEVAPQIGKIGQTFLDHLTNANNDANPELMRLALKLATGAGKTTVMAMIIAWQTVNAVRRPGSKKFTRGFLLVAPGLTIKDRLRVLHPNDPDSYYASRELVPSDMLDDLNRAKIVITNYHAFKLRERIELSKGGRLLLQGRGGEELNTLETEGQMLQRVMPDLMGMTNVLVINDEAHHCYREKPDAEADALKGDERKEAEENNEAARMWITGLEAVNRKLGVAKVLDLSATPFFLAGSGYVEGTLFPWTMSDFSLMDAIECGIVKLPRVPVADNIPGGEMPKFRNLWEHIRTRMPKKGRGAAKSLDPLSLPVELQTALEALYGHYQKTFDLWQAAGIKVPPCFIVVCNNTSTSKLVYDFISGFNRENENGTLTPVPGRLELFRNTDEYGNPFGRPRTLLIDSEQLESGDALDDSFRAAAGAEIEQFKQEVFERGGALADELRSGKDFDDARLLREVMNTVGKSGRLGDSIRCVVSVSMLTEGWDANTVTHVLGVRAFGTQLLCEQVIGRALRRQSYDLNEDGLFNVEYADVLGIPFDFTAKPVISKPQPPRETVQVRALQDRAALEIQFPRVQGYRVELPEERLTAEFTADSHMVLTPDLVGPSITQNAGIIGETVDLSLEHLADMRHSTLLMHLTKRLLMNHWRDPGDEPKLHLFGQLKRITKEWLDTCLTCKGDTYAAQLMYQELADEACNRITAAITKAEQANMRPIKAVLDPYNATGTTRFVNFNTSKTERWETNGPPPKCHVNWVILDSDWEAEFCRVAERHPRVVAYVKNHNLGLEVPYRYGSETRKYRPDFMVQIDDGHGPDDLLNLIVEIKGYRGEDAKDKKLTMDTYWVPGVNNLGAYGRWAFVEFVDVYQMQHDFAKKVEAEFNKMIEGVAAGASNGMHSNV
- a CDS encoding plasmid partitioning protein RepB C-terminal domain-containing protein is translated as MTGIALGFVPEPMSVPIDLLLPSRKVPVGLATSRKFKQIKSSIEEIGLIEPLSIAALDAGTGKHLLLDGHVRLVVLRDLGYETAPCLVATDDESYTYNNRLNRLSTIQEHFMIRRAIDRGVPPERLANTLSVDVSHIEKKMNLLDGICPEAIELIKDRQFSAELGRVIRKMKPTRQVECVELMVSANNLTVAYAEALLVATPPSALVEDKRPRKVHGVTPEQMARMEREMANLQGQYRLVEQTYGQDVLNLVLARGYLAKLLENPKVSKYLKLRQPEVLEQFAAIVATSTLD